From the genome of Triticum aestivum cultivar Chinese Spring chromosome 1A, IWGSC CS RefSeq v2.1, whole genome shotgun sequence:
CAATTAGTCAaccatagacatattttagttaatGGTCGTATAGTCAATATACCAAGTTTTCGTTGCAAACCCAGAGATATTATTACTACGAAAGATAACCAAAGATCAAAAGGTTTGGTTCAAAATTATATTGCTTCATCGGACCCGGGGAAATTGCCAAAGCATTTGGCGATTGACACGTTGGAATATAAAGGACTAGTAAATAAAATCCTAGATAGGAAGTGGGTCGGTCTCAAAATAAATGAGTTGTTAGTTGTAGAATATTACTCTCGTCAGACTTGAACTTAACGAAAAAAGGAAAGGTTCATAGAattttcttccccttcccctttccccgaactaaatcgcCCTAAGACCATTACCATTAATTCGTATTTTCCCATCAACTAGCTAAAATTGATTAACCCTAGGATTAggatccttttttcttttttcctctatGTGTATTTTACATACCACAGTAATTTGCTATAGAGAATTTCTAATTTCTATTAAATCAAAATAAGATAATATAAGATATTATATTATTGCTGGAAAAAATTGTTATTTGATTTGATACATTGTGATCCTTAACATTGATGAATTGATAAAAACGGAAAGAGAGGGATTCGAACCCTCGGTAAACAAAAGTCTACATAGCAGTTCCAATGCTACGCCTTGAACCGCTCGGCCATCTCTCCTACATAACTTATTATGGAAAATAAACTGAGTGAATAGCGAGTTTTCTTATTCCTGCAGTACAGGTACAACCGCAACCACTCGGGGGTTCCATagttctattggaaaaaatccTTTTGATCTAAGTGGAAGGATACAGGATTTTTTACTAGAAATTGCGCTTGCtataaaataaaagttttaatttggGTTTTCCCGcaactaaagaaaaagaaaatggaaGAATTCTTCTTAttgcataataaaataaaataaagaaacctTAGAATTCCGTTTGCATAAGATACGCTACACCATACTATCGAAATCAAAAATAGGGTATGAGACAATTAATAAAATAACTTTGAAAACACGAAATAGTTGATAACATAAGTTGTTGTTCAGAAATAGGAAAGTGGAATGAAATCCAGTCTTAGTCAAATATTTCATATCTCTTCGTGTCCAAGCAGAAGGAAAAGGATACAATTTGAGCTGAGCGGAAAATCCATATCTCTCTTATCCATTTAAAGCATATGGATTTAGAGTAGAGCATATGGATCAATTTATTTATAATTATAAGAATCGAATGTGTTTGTTTTTATGTTATTTTGTGAAGGAATGAAAACAATTCTATATAGAATGGGTTGGGAATTATGCCTAGATCCCGTGTAAATGGAAATTTCATTGATAAGACCTCCTCAATTGTAGCCAATATTTTATTGCGAATAATTCTGACAACCTCAGGAGAAAAAAAGGCATTTACTTATTATAGAGATGGTGCGATTTGactctttttttgctttttttagccCTACCTATACCTCAGTCTTACGAAAAAGAGAAGGGGTTGGCATAGAGAGAACCAAATTTGTAAAGCAAACAAACCCACGCTTCGGGAAGGTGAGGCGAACTAACAATTCCTTCCGTCGTGTATCCTCGATTGATGCGGCTTCAGATACTTCAATTGTAGATTTGAGTATTGAGCGAAAGGTTACACCTACAGGATATGGTATGGTATGGATTACAGGCCAATCCTACTCTATTAGTATCCGTAGGCAGCATAGGGGAGAAAAGCACTACACCTAGAAATAGGAATCAACAAGAGAAAAACTTTGTTAGAAATTACCCCTTTCCTGATCGGTATCAGGGCTGGGAAGAATGGTTGGGATAACAAACAACCATCAGGTTTGTACTTTGGATACCCCTATAACCATCAAAGATCGTTGAAGTAGCTAATTCCTGTAAATAGGAGGCGTTGAGAACAAAGAAATTATTGGAGCTATCATTTTCCTCTAGCATTAATAGAATTCATTGGTGTTAAGAAAAACCTCTTGTGGGAAGGTTGGCTAGAGATTTCTTGGAAAAATACCAGCCCCTTTCGGTTCATAATGAGATGGGACTAATTCTATTTTGATTCTATAGATTATTTCGCTTAGTACTATTGTGTACAGAAGGGAGGAGCCGTATGAGATGAAAACCTCATGTACGGTTTTGGAACGGAGATTTTTTGAATAGAATGAACGACCGTAACGGATGTTGGCTCAATCCGAAGGAAATTATGCGGAAGCTTTGCAAAATTATTATGAAGCTACGCGACTAGAAATCGATCCCTATGATCGAAGTTATATACTCTATAACATAGGCCTTATATACTCTATAATATGGATGGAATCATGAATAGTCATTGGTTTAGTTTTTTTATACTAATTAAAACTTGCTATCTATGGAGCAATATGGATAAAAGAAAGTAAGTATTTATCCGGGAAGCCTCCGCCAAGATCCAATTTATTTAAACCCATATTAAAATTCTATCATATGAATGAAACATAGTTTGAAAAAGATGACTAAACAAGTTTTCTTAAAACTTATTTATTCTTAAATTTCCACCCTCAACGGATGGCTCGAGATGATCAATCTTGAAGTGAGAAGAGAAGGATTGACTCTTCCTCAATAAATAAACTATCAACCTCCAAAaaagtttaattaatttaattactaGAATTCTAATTCTAGTAGTAATATATTTTTTCAGTACCAAAAACAATTAACtataataactaaaaaaactaTTCCAATGAAAAGATTGAAAGTTTTTGGTAGTTATAGAATTCTCGTACTTCTTCAACTCGAATaccaaaaggaagaaaaaaatatgACTAAGTGATTTTATAGTAGAGGCATATCCTGAATGTGCTTGATAGATCCCATTTTTTCATGAAAATAAAGATAGTCAATTTGACTGGACTTAAGACTTTATTATGTTTTCTGAGAAAGAATAAGATATCATTATTCTCTTTAATAAACTTTTGTCTCGTACGGAATACTATATGATTTCACCGTTTGTTTCATCAGAAACAATCTGGGACGGAAGGATTCGAACCTCCGAGTAACGGGACCAAAACCCGCTGCCTTACCACTTGGCCACGCCCCATTTCGGGTTTTATGCGACACTAATAAACACTAGTATGTTTATTTGTTATTCGTCAATACCATTTCAATTACATAAAAAAGGAGGGATATTCTCTTGCTAGTACTCTACACATGCGGATAATATAGAATCAAAAAAATGCATTGATCATTACATGGAATTCTATTAAGATATTATATGAAAGTCGAATTTATTCCACTCTCATTTGAGAGTGCGAATACAAGGAGGTATTTTGTGTTTGGGAAAGTCCGAAGAAAAAAGATTTTGAATctgccttttccttctttcccttaAAAAAATAACTCAAGAAAAATCCAATTATTTACTCTACAAGAATGAAATGCTTGTTATGCCTAATATACTTAGTTTAACCTGTATCTGTTTTAATTCTGTTCTTTATCCTACTAGTTTTTTCTTTGCCAAATTACCCGAAGCTTATGCTATTTTCAATCCAATCGTGGATATTATGCCTGTTATACCTCTATTCTTTTTTCTATTAGCCTTTGTTTGGCAAGCTGCTGTAAGTTTTCGATGAAATCTTTAGTACTCTGTATGCCAAATTGAATGATGTGTTCATTCCAAAAAAATTTTAAAATGGGTAAAAGCCGAGaagttttatatttttatattatgaaCCTTCGATTCTCAAATTTAAATTCTTCTACATTGAATGGGTAGCTACAGCAataaatttggcaaagaaaaaacTAGTAGGATAAAGAACAGAATTAAAACAGATACAGGTTAAACTAAGTATATTAGGCATAACAAGCATTTCATTCTTGTAGAGTAAATAATTGGATTTTTCTTGAGTTATTTTTTtaagggaaagaaggaaaaggcagATTCAAAATCTTTTTTCTTCGGACTTTCCCAAACACAAAATACCTCCTTGTATTCGCACTCTCAAATGAGAGTGGAATAAATTCGACTTTCATATAATATCTTAATAGAATTCCATGTAATGATCAATGCATTTTTTTGATTCTATATTATCCGCATGTGTAGAATACTAGCAAGAGAATATCCCTCCTTTTTTATGTAATTGAAATGGTATTGACGAATAACAAATAAACATACTAGTGTTTATTAGTGTCGCATAAAACCCGAAATGGGGCGTGGCCAAGTGGTAAGGCAGCGGGTTTTGGTCCCGTTACTCGGAGGTTCGAATCCTTCCGTCCCAGATTGTTTCTGATGAAACAAACGGTGAAATCATATAGTATTCCGTACGAGACAAAAGTTTATTAAAGAGAATAATGATATCTTATTCTTTCTCAGAAAACATAATAAAGTCTTAAGTCCAGTCAAATTGACTATATTTATTTTCATGAAAAAATGGGATCTATCAAGCACATTCAGGATATGCCTCTACTATAAAATCACTTAGTcatatttttttcttccttttggtATTCGAGTTGAAGAAGTACGAGAATTCTATAACTACCAAAAACTTTCAATCTTTTCATTGGAAtagtttttttagttattataGTTAATTGTTTTTGGTACTGAAAAAATATATTACTACTAGAATTAGAATTCtagtaattaaattaattaaactttTTTGGAGGTTGATAGTTTATTTATTGAGGAAGAGTCAATCCTTCTCTTCTCACTTCAAGATTGATCATCTCGAGCCATCCGTTGAGGGTGGAAATTTAAGAATAAATAAGTTTTAAGCAAACTTGTTTAGTCGTCTTTTTCAAACTATGTTTCATTCATATGATAGAATTTTAATATGGGTTTAAATAAATTGGATCTTGGCGGAGGCTTCCCGGATAAATAAACTATCAACCTCCAAAaaagtttaattaatttaattactaGAATTCTAATTCTAGTAGTAATATATTTTTTCAGTACCAAAAACAATTAACtataataactaaaaaaactaTTCCAATGAAAAGATTGAAAGTTTTTGGTAGTTATAGAATTCTCGTACTTCTTCAACTCGAATaccaaaaggaagaaaaaaatatgACTAAGTGATTTTATAGTAGAGGCATATCCTGAATGTGCTTGATAGATCCCATTTTTTCATGAAAATAAAGATAGTCAATTTGACTGGACTTAAGACTTTATTATGTTTTCTGAGAAAGAATAAGATATCATTATTCTCTTTAATAAACTTTTGTCTCGTACGGAATACTATATGATTTCACCGTTTGTTTCATCAGAAACAATCTGGGACGGAAGGATTCGAACCTCCGAGTAACGGGACCAAAACCCGCTGCCTTACCACTTGGCCACGCCCCATTTCGGGTTTTATGCGACACTAATAAACACTAGTATGTTTATTTGTTATTCGTCAATACCATTTCAATTACATAAAAAAGGAGGGATATTCTCTCGCTAGTATTCTACACATGCGGATAATATAGAATCAAAAAAATGCATTGATCATTACATGGAATTCTATTAAGATATTATATGAAAGTCGAATTTATTCCACTCTCATTTGAGAGTGCGAATACAAGGAGGTATTTTGTGTTTGGGAAAGTCCGAAGAAAAAAGATTTTGAATctgccttttccttctttcccttaAAAAAATAACTCAAGAAAAATCCAATTATTTACTCTACAAGAATGAAATGCTTGTTATGCCTAATATACTTAGTTTAACCTGTATCTGTTTTAATTCTGTTCTTTATCCTACTAGTTTTTTCTTTGCCAAATTACCCGAAGCTTATGCTATTTTCAATCCAATCGTGGATATTATGCCTGTTATACCTCTATTCTTTTTTCTATTAGCCTTTGTTTGGCAAGCTGCTGTAAGTTTTCGATGAAATCTTTAGTACTCTGTATGCCAAATTGAATGATGTGTTCAttccaaaaaaaaattaaaatgggTAAAAGCCGAGaagttttatatttttatattatgaaCCTTCGATTCTCAAATTTAAATTCTTCTACATTGAATGGGTAGCTACAGCAATAAATTTGGATCAGCCTTTCTACTCCCCTGCACCTAGGTTGAGCAGGTACCTACACAATACCTAACCACCTAACCCTATTTTTGCTATTGATAAGAGTGCTTATTATAAATGAATTCTTGCAATTTTTTTCAagaattcattttttcattttaggTATCAAAAAAAAACCATCCTAGTGGATCCGTGTGGTAAGGAAAAACTGGTAATCTATTCCTTAAAAAAAATCTTGGAGATTATGTAATGCTTACTCTCAAACTTTTTGTTTATACAGTAGTGATATTCTTTGTTTCACTCTTTATCTTTGGATTCTTATCTAATGACCCAGGACGGAATCCTGGACGCGAGGAGTAAAAATTCCGTTTTTTTTTCTTATTGGATTTGTTTCGTACATTTATCTATGAGAAAATCCGGGGGTCAGAATTCTTTCCAATTCGAAAGTCCCAAATGATCCAAGGGAGCGGAAAGAGAGGGATTCGAACCCTCGGTACAAAAAAATTGTACAACGGATTAGCAATCCGCCGCTTTAGTCCACTCAGCCATCTCTCCACGTTCCAAAGCGAAAGGTTTCCGTGATATGATATAGGCAAGAAATAAGAAATAATGGTTGCAAAAAAAACCCTTTTTTTCTTTCAAAAGTCTATAAAAATTATATTGCCAATTCCATTTTAGTTATATTCTTTTTTCTTAATGTTAATAAAAAAGAAGAAAATTCttgttttttctttctaaaaatcgaTATTGGTCGAGAGACAATCAAATAGATTTTCTCTTTAGCGGGCATTTCCATATAGGACTTGTTATAATTATAATAAAACAAGCAGGTTATATAAAAAAACGCTTTTTTTGTCGATTATTTATCAAGAAAGCAAAAAGGGTTCTTATCAAATCCACCATAAAATTGGAAAGAAGCATAAAGTAAGTAGACCTGACTCCTTTAATGATGCCTCTATCCGCTATTCTGATATATAAATTCGATGTAGATGAAATTGTATAAGCGAATTTTTTTTATTTCCTTAGACTTAGACCGCGCAAGACAAGAATTTTTCGCTATTTACGATTTCATATTCTTGTTACTAGATGTTCTATAGGAATAAGAAGAAATCGCAACTCCTTTGCGCTACACATAAAATTGGATTTCGAAGGTCCTTTTTTTTCAGAATCCTCTATTTTAGTTCTTCCACCCATGCAATAGAGAGGGAATGGGAAAAGAAGGGttacttttattttcatttttccctTAAAAGATAGACTTTGAAATAGGAGTCTTGGAATAATGCTGAATTCAAAGGTTTATTTCTTTCTATagtataagaaagaaagaaaaattattTCTATTTCTATAGTATAAGAAAAACAAATAgtataagaaaaacaaatcgaatcAAATTCATGGATTTACCACGACCTCGGTTGTGACTCCATAGATAAAAATGGGAAATTTCTCTCTTCGAGACCATTGAAAAAGGGCATTGAACGAGAAAGAAATCGTCCACAGATGATAAAACTATCATATGCCTtggaaagtgatatgaggtgctcgGAAATGGTTGAAGTAATTGAATAGGAGGATCACTATGACTATGGCCCTTGGTAGAATTCCTAAAGAAGAAAATGATCTATTTGATACTATGGATGACTGGTTACGAAGGGACCGTTTCGTTTTTGTAGGATGGTCTGGCCTATTGCTCTTTCCTTGTGCTTATTTCGCTTTAGGGGGTTGGTTTACAGGGACAACTTTTGTAACTTCTTGGTATACCCATGGATTGGCTAGTTCCTATTTGGAAGGTTGTAATTTCTTAACTGCAGCAGTTTCTACCCCTGCCAATAGTTTAGCACACTCTTTTTTGCTACTATGGGGGCCCGAAGCACAAGGAGATTTTACTCGTTGGTGTCAATTAGGCGGTCTATGGACTTTTGTAGCTCTCCACGGGGCTTTTGCACTAATAGGTTTCATGTTACGCCAATTTGAACTTGCTCGGTTTGTTCAATTGCGGCCTTATAATGCAATCTCATTCTCTGGTCCAATTGCTGTTTTTGTTTCTGTATTCCTTATTTATCCACTGGGGCAATCTGGTTGGTTCTTTGCGCCGAGTTTTGGCGTAGCAGCGATATTTCGATTCATCCTTTTCTTTCAAGGATTTCATAATTGGACGTTGAACCCATTTCATATGATGGGAGTTGCCGGAGTATTAGGTGCGGCTCTGCTATGCGCTATTCATGGAGCGACCGTAGAAAACACTCTATTTGAGGACGGTGATGGTGCAAATACCTTCCGTGCTTTTAACCCAACTCAAGCTGAAGAAACTTATTCAATGGTCACTGCTAACCGCTTTTGGTCCCAAATCTTTGGTGTTGCTTTTTCCAATAAACGTTGGTTACATTTCTTTATGCTATTTGTACCCGTCACCGGTTTATGGATGAGTGCTATTGGCGTAGTTGGCTTGGCTCTGAACTTACGTGCCTATTACTTTGTTTCCCAGGAAATCCGTGCAGCGGAAGATCCTGAATTTGAGACTTTCTACACCAAAAATATTCTTTTAAACGAGGGTATTCGTGCGTGGATGGCAGCTCAGGATCAGCCTCATGAAAATCTTATATTCCCTGAGGAGGTTCTACCACGTGGAAACGCTCTTTAATGGAACTTTCGTTTTAGCTGGTCGTGACCAAGAAACCACCGGCTTTGCTTGGTGGGCTGGGAATGCCAGACTTATCAATTTGTCCGGTAAACTACTTGGAGCTCATGTAGCCCATGCCGGATTAATCGTATTCTGGGCCGGAGCAATGAACCTATTTGAGGACGGTGATGGTGCAAATACCTTCCGTGCTTTTAACCCAACTCAAGCTGAAGAAACTTATTCAATGGTCACTGCTAACCGCTTTTGGTCCCAAATCTTTGGTGTTGCTTTTTCCAATAAACGTTGGTTACATTTCTTTATGCTATTTGTACCCGTCACCGGTTTATGGATGAGTGCTATTGGCGTAGTTGGCTTGGCTCTGAACTTACGTGCCTATGACTTTGTTTCCCAGGAAATCCGTGCAGCGGAAGATCCTGAATTTGAGACTTTCTACACCAAAAATATTCTTTTAAACGAGGGTATTCGTGCGTGGATGGCAGCTCAGGATCAGCCTCATGAAAATCTTATATTCCCTGAGGAGGTTCTACCACGTGGAAACGCTCTTTAATGGAACTTTCGTTTTAGCTGGTCGTGACCAAGAAACCACCGGCTTTGCTTGGTGGGCTGGGAATGCCAGACTTATCAATTTGTCCGGTAAACTACTTGGAGCTCATGTAGCCCATGCCGGATTAATCGTATTCTGGGCCAGAGCAATGAACCTATTTGAAGTGGCCCATTTCGTACCAGAAAAGCCCATGTATGAACAAGGGTTGATTTTACTTCCACACTTAGCTACTCTAGGTTGGGGAGTAGGGCCAGGGGGGGAAGTTCTAGATACTTTTCCGTACTTTGTATCTGGCGTACTTCACCTAATTTCCTCTGCAGTTTTAGGCTTCGGTGGCATTTATCACGCGCTTCTGGGACCCGAGACTCTTGAGGAATCTTTTCCATTCTTTGGTTATGTCTGGAAAGATAGAAATAAAATGACTACAATTTTGGGTATTCACTTAATTTTGTTAGGTCTAGGTGCTTTTCTTCTAGTACTCAAGGCTCTTTATTTTGGCGGTGTATATGATACCTGGGCCCCTGGGGGGGAGATGTAAGAAAAATTACCAATTTGACCCTTAGTCCCAGTGTTATATTTGGTTATTTACTAAAATCTCCTTTTGGTGGAGAAGGGTGGATTGTTAGTGTAGATGATTTAGAAGATATAATTGGTGGGCATGTATGGTTGGGTTTTATTTGTGTATTTGGCGGAATTTGGCATATTTTAACCAAACCCTTCGCATGGGCTCGCCGTGCATTTGTATGGTCTGGAGAAGCTTACTTGTCTTATAGTTTAGCTGCTTTATCTGTCTTTGGTTTTATCACTTGTTGTTTAGTATGGTTCAATAATACAGCTTATCCGAGTGAGTTTTATGGACCCACCGGGCCAGAAGCTTCTCAAGCTCAAGCATTTACTTTTCTAGTTAGAGACCAGCGTCTTGGAGCTAATGTGGGATCCGCTCAAGGACCCACAGGTTTAGGTAAATATCTAATGCGTTCCCCAACTGGGGAGGTTATCTTTGGAGGGGAAACTATGCGTTTTTGGGACCTTCGTGCTTCATGGTTAGAACCTCTAAGGGGCCCCAACGGTTTGGACTTGAGTAGGTTGAAAAAAGACATACAACCTTGGCAAGAACGACGCTCAGCAGAATATATGACCCACGCTCCTTTAGGCTCTTTAAATTCCGTGGGTGGCGTAGCTACCGAGATCAATGCAGTTAATTATGTCTCTCCTAGAAGTTGGTTATCAACTTCTCATTTTGTTCTAGGAGTATATATCCGGCAAAATAGCCCCGTAACTTCGGGAGAAGGGGTGCCCCCTCACAAAAGGGGGCCGCAGTGACCAGGCCCAGGCGACTGTTTACCAAAAACACAGGTCTCCGCAAAGTCATAAGACCATGTATGGGGGCTGACGCCTGCCCAGTGCCGGAAGGTCAAGGAAGTTGGTGAACTGATGACAGGGAAGCCGGCGACCGAAGCCCCGGTGAACGGCGGCCGTAACTATAACGGTCCTAAGGTAGCGACATTCCCTGTCGGGTAAGTTCCGACCCGCACGAAAGGCGTAACGATCTGGGCACTGTCTCGGAGAGAGGCTCGGTGAAATAGACATGTCTGTGAAGATGCGGACTACCTGCACCTAGACAGAAAGACCCTATGAAGCTTTACTGTTCCCTGGGATTGGCTTTGGGCCTTTCCTGCGCAGCTTAGGTGGAAGGCGAAGAAGGCCCCCTTCCGGGGGGGGCCCGAGCCATCAGTGAGATACCACTCTGGAAGAGCTCGGATTCTAACCTTGTGTCAGACCCGCGGGCCAAGGGACAGTCTCAGGTAGACAGTTTCTATGGGGCGTAGGCCTCCCAAAAGGTAACGGAGGCGTGCAAAGGTTTCCTCGGGCCAGACGGACATTGGTCCTCGAGTGCAAAGGCAGAAGGGAGCTTGactgcaagactcacccgtcgagcAGAGACGAAAGTCGGCCTTAGTGATCCGACGGTGCCGAGTGGAAGGGCCGTCGCTCAACGGATAAAAGTTACTCTAGAGATAACAGGATGATCTTCCCCAAGAGTCCACATCGACGGGAAGGTTTGGCACCTCGATGTCGGCTCTTCGCCACCTGGAGCTGTAGGTGGTTCCAAGGGTTGGGCTGTTCGCCCATTAATGCGGTACGTGAGCTGGGTTCAGAACGTCGTGAGACAGTTCGGTCCATATCCGGTGTGGGCGTTAGAGCATTGAGAGGACCTTTCCCTAGTACGAGAGGACCAGGAAGGACGCACCTCTGGTGTACCAGTTATCGTGCCTACGGTAAACGCTGGGTAGCCAAGTGCGGAGAGGATAACTGCTGAAAGCATATAAGTAGTAAGCCCACCCCAAGATGAGTGCTCTCTCCTCCGACTTCCCTAGAGCCTCCGGTATCACAGCCGAGACAGCGACGGGTTCTCCACCCATACGGGGATGGAGCGACAGAAGTATGGAAATAGGATAAGGTAGCGGTGAGACGAGCCGTTTAAATAGGTGTCAAGTGGAAGTGCAGTGATGTATGCAGCTGAGGCATCCTAACGAACGAACGATTTGAACCTTGTTCCTACACGGCCTGATCAAATCGATCAGGCACTTGCCATCTATCTTCATTGTTCAACTCTTTGATGAAAAgatgaaaaaaccaaaaaaaagctCTGCCCTTCCATCTCTTGGATAGATAGAGAGGGAGGGCAGAGGCCTTTGGTGTCCCTTTCAGTCAAGAATTGGGGCTTCACAATTACTAGCCAATATTTATCTCATGCCTTTCCTCGTTCATGGTTCGATATTCTGGTGTCCCAGTTATCGTGCCTACGGTAAACGCTGGGTAGCCAAGTGCGGAGAGGATAACTGCTGAAAGCATATAAGTAGTAAGCCCACCCCAAGATGAGTGCTCTCTCCTCCGACTTCCCTAGAGCCTCCGGTATCACAGCCGAGACAGCGACGGGTTCTCCACCCATACGGGGATGGAGCGACAGAAGTATGGAAATAGGATAAGGTAGCGGCGAGACGAGCCGTTTAAATAGGTGTCAAGTGGAAGTGCAGTGATGTATGCAGCTGAGGCATCCTAACGAACGAACGATTTGAACCTTGTTCCTACACGGCCTGATCAAATCGATCAGGCACTTGCCATCTATCTTCATTGTTCAACTCTTTGATGAAAAgatgaaaaaaccaaaaaaaaagctCTGCCCTTCCATCTCTTGGATAGATAGAGAGGGAGGGCAGAGGCCTTTGGTGTCCCTTTCAGTCAAGAATTGGGGCTTCACAATTACTAGCCAATATTTATCTCATGCCTTTCCTCGTTCATGGTTCGATATTCTGGTGTCCTAGGCGTAGAGGAACCACACCAATCAATCCCGAATTTGGTGGTTAAACTCTACTGCGGTGACGATACTGTAGGGGAGGTCCTGCGGCAAAATAGCTCGATGCCAGAATGATAAAAAGCTTAACACGGATGAAATACTAATTCGGTATACTCAAAATACACCTTTGGTACAAAATTGACAATCTCACAAGGATGAAATATCAGTAATTTTCTATTTACTGGTCGATCCCATCTTTTAC
Proteins encoded in this window:
- the LOC123067330 gene encoding photosystem II D2 protein-like, with translation MTMALGRIPKEENDLFDTMDDWLRRDRFVFVGWSGLLLFPCAYFALGGWFTGTTFVTSWYTHGLASSYLEGCNFLTAAVSTPANSLAHSFLLLWGPEAQGDFTRWCQLGGLWTFVALHGAFALIGFMLRQFELARFVQLRPYNAISFSGPIAVFVSVFLIYPLGQSGWFFAPSFGVAAIFRFILFFQGFHNWTLNPFHMMGVAGVLGAALLCAIHGATVENTLFEDGDGANTFRAFNPTQAEETYSMVTANRFWSQIFGVAFSNKRWLHFFMLFVPVTGLWMSAIGVVGLALNLRAYYFVSQEIRAAEDPEFETFYTKNILLNEGIRAWMAAQDQPHENLIFPEEVLPRGNAL